The Gemmata palustris genome includes a region encoding these proteins:
- a CDS encoding sugar phosphate isomerase/epimerase family protein, with amino-acid sequence MGPQIVPPAPPPVALQLWTIRDAFAADADRALAAVKGAGFSAVELAPLPPALAPARLAESLARHDLAVVSIHGDLPTPETIGPLAQLARACRCPKVIWHGWPRDPRFDSRARVGDLIAACNAAGALARDHGLEFGMHNHWWEFEPLEGERPIRLLHEGLHPDVFWQLDVYWAQTAGTDPADALAQLAPRVRSIHWKDGPCVHGRPMTALGHGTVDVPRTLRALARPVDWVIELDECATNPLEAARQSRVYLESLRN; translated from the coding sequence ATGGGGCCGCAAATAGTTCCGCCCGCTCCGCCCCCGGTTGCGCTCCAACTCTGGACGATCCGCGATGCGTTCGCGGCGGACGCGGACCGGGCTTTGGCCGCCGTGAAGGGCGCCGGGTTTTCGGCCGTGGAACTCGCCCCGCTCCCACCGGCGCTGGCGCCCGCCCGGCTCGCCGAATCGCTCGCCCGTCACGACCTGGCCGTCGTGTCGATCCACGGCGACCTGCCGACGCCCGAAACTATCGGTCCCCTGGCGCAACTCGCCCGCGCGTGCCGGTGCCCCAAGGTCATCTGGCACGGCTGGCCCCGCGACCCGCGGTTCGATTCTCGCGCGCGCGTGGGGGATCTGATCGCGGCTTGCAACGCGGCCGGGGCACTCGCCCGGGACCACGGACTCGAGTTCGGCATGCACAACCACTGGTGGGAGTTCGAGCCGCTCGAAGGGGAACGGCCGATCCGCCTGCTCCACGAGGGACTGCACCCCGACGTGTTCTGGCAGTTGGACGTGTACTGGGCACAAACGGCCGGAACCGATCCGGCCGACGCGCTCGCGCAGTTGGCACCGCGGGTCCGGTCGATCCACTGGAAGGACGGGCCGTGTGTTCACGGCCGGCCGATGACGGCCCTCGGGCACGGGACGGTCGATGTCCCTCGAACCCTTCGGGCGCTGGCGCGCCCGGTCGACTGGGTCATCGAGCTGGACGAGTGCGCCACCAACCCCCTGGAGGCCGCGCGGCAAAGTCGCGTGTATCTGGAGTCGCTTCGCAATTGA
- a CDS encoding SGNH/GDSL hydrolase family protein produces the protein MRRLPNRPVYSLACLMWLATISSLTGAEPAPLTVVAPKPNQVVQRTGFDPVAAAKEKPGHSAFGFADVALRLEPVKSPGHAAWEYRVVQLTGATGRDVPWTKLNVRAENAGPAATARVPAGGWYRLEIRCRQAEVVTHRGAVEPFGVGEVFVVAGQSYATNCNDEKLIVTDPQKRVVAWNAAKSTWGVANDPQPVPDGSTDGSIWPPVGDALVKEFGVPVAFANVAVGATATSQWAPDGVLHGRLVETGKALGAFRAVLWQQGESDVIAKTTTEKYVANVRAIRHTAATEWGTQPPWLLAKSTHHPTVYTDPEGESRIRKAIDELVARPGFQSGPDTDTLTGKYRGGAGSRRHFSALGQAKAAEMWADVLKKNLLAPRKVEETLADLHLLAPAWASPVVHRESSVLLQMKDEGPITARLAFPATEVLEVATADRRHRFDRDAVALSKDGLTLTFTKGASIESIPARTLFVPKGSPQSYAARVGHPNESLMYHAGRWFHDRNVEVTYRRRDEKIAADAIAGSLPKTAARLKAGEAFTLGVSGDSISTGADASVLSNAAPFQPGFAELVTAQLQARFDCRIALKNRAVGGWSVANGVQDLDKLLAEKPNLIVVAYGMNDVGRRDPKWFGEQTRTILDRIKAADKDIEVILVASMLGHGEWTATPRDMFPKYRDVLKGMTGPGVALADLTAVWELMLKNKHDLDLTGNGLNHPNDFGHRLYAQAILAVLNERK, from the coding sequence ATGCGCCGTTTGCCGAACCGACCGGTGTACTCTCTCGCGTGCCTCATGTGGCTCGCGACGATAAGTTCACTAACCGGAGCCGAACCCGCCCCCCTAACCGTAGTGGCGCCCAAACCCAACCAGGTGGTCCAGCGCACCGGTTTCGACCCCGTCGCGGCCGCGAAGGAGAAGCCCGGTCATTCGGCGTTCGGGTTCGCCGATGTCGCCCTGCGCCTGGAGCCCGTCAAGTCCCCGGGGCACGCGGCCTGGGAATACCGCGTGGTGCAATTAACCGGTGCGACCGGGCGCGACGTGCCGTGGACCAAGCTGAACGTCCGAGCCGAGAATGCCGGCCCCGCGGCCACGGCCCGCGTGCCGGCCGGCGGGTGGTACCGGCTCGAAATCCGGTGCCGACAAGCCGAAGTCGTGACGCACCGGGGCGCGGTCGAGCCGTTCGGCGTGGGCGAAGTGTTCGTCGTCGCCGGCCAGTCGTATGCGACCAACTGCAACGACGAGAAACTGATCGTGACGGACCCGCAAAAGCGCGTCGTCGCCTGGAATGCTGCGAAGAGTACGTGGGGCGTGGCGAACGACCCGCAGCCGGTCCCGGACGGTAGCACGGACGGCTCGATCTGGCCGCCCGTGGGGGACGCCTTGGTCAAGGAATTCGGCGTCCCGGTCGCGTTCGCCAACGTCGCCGTCGGCGCGACCGCGACTTCGCAGTGGGCGCCGGACGGAGTGCTTCACGGGCGTCTCGTCGAAACGGGGAAAGCGCTGGGCGCGTTCCGGGCCGTGCTGTGGCAGCAGGGCGAATCGGACGTGATCGCCAAAACCACCACCGAGAAGTACGTCGCGAACGTGCGCGCGATTCGGCACACAGCGGCCACGGAGTGGGGCACTCAGCCGCCGTGGTTGCTGGCGAAATCGACGCACCACCCGACCGTTTACACCGACCCCGAGGGCGAATCGCGTATCCGCAAGGCGATCGACGAACTGGTCGCTCGACCCGGCTTCCAGTCCGGCCCGGACACGGACACGCTGACCGGGAAGTATCGAGGTGGGGCCGGATCGCGCCGGCACTTTAGCGCACTGGGTCAAGCGAAAGCGGCGGAGATGTGGGCCGACGTGCTGAAGAAGAACTTGCTCGCCCCGCGCAAGGTGGAGGAGACGCTGGCGGACCTGCACCTGCTCGCACCCGCGTGGGCCTCACCGGTCGTTCACCGCGAGAGCAGCGTCCTGCTCCAGATGAAGGACGAGGGGCCGATCACGGCCCGGCTCGCGTTCCCGGCTACCGAGGTTCTGGAGGTCGCGACGGCCGATCGCCGGCACCGGTTCGACCGCGACGCGGTGGCGCTCTCGAAGGACGGGCTGACGCTGACATTCACGAAGGGCGCCTCCATCGAATCGATTCCGGCCCGCACACTGTTCGTACCCAAAGGTTCACCGCAGAGCTACGCGGCGCGTGTGGGGCACCCGAACGAATCGCTCATGTACCACGCGGGGCGCTGGTTCCACGACCGCAACGTGGAGGTCACTTATCGGCGCCGCGACGAAAAAATCGCCGCCGACGCGATCGCGGGCAGCCTACCGAAGACGGCCGCTCGTTTGAAAGCGGGTGAAGCGTTCACGCTCGGCGTCAGCGGCGACAGTATCTCTACCGGCGCGGACGCCTCGGTGCTGTCCAACGCGGCCCCGTTCCAGCCCGGGTTCGCGGAACTCGTGACGGCGCAGTTGCAGGCGCGATTCGATTGCCGGATCGCGCTCAAGAACCGGGCGGTCGGCGGGTGGAGCGTGGCAAACGGGGTCCAGGATCTCGACAAGCTCCTGGCCGAGAAACCGAACTTGATCGTGGTCGCTTACGGCATGAACGATGTGGGGCGGCGCGACCCGAAGTGGTTCGGCGAACAGACCCGCACGATCCTCGACCGGATCAAAGCCGCCGACAAGGACATTGAAGTTATTCTGGTCGCATCGATGCTGGGCCACGGCGAATGGACCGCGACCCCGCGCGACATGTTCCCGAAGTACCGCGACGTGTTAAAGGGCATGACCGGCCCCGGCGTCGCGCTCGCGGACCTGACCGCCGTGTGGGAGCTGATGCTGAAGAACAAGCACGACCTGGACCTGACCGGCAACGGGCTGAACCACCCCAACGACTTCGGGCACCGGCTCTACGCGCAAGCGATACTCGCGGTGCTAAACGAGCGCAAGTAG
- a CDS encoding HPF/RaiA family ribosome-associated protein codes for MIFQVRTDNHIKNSAAFSESIRADVEAAIGGRFGDRLRRVEVYLEDTNGDKGGVDTRCSVEVHLAGRPVVSAEDRAEDVDTAVEGAVEKVLRVLEKQLGRIEDRAGHVSASGDEGHAYGE; via the coding sequence GTGATCTTTCAAGTTCGCACCGATAACCACATCAAGAACAGCGCCGCGTTTTCCGAGTCGATCCGGGCGGATGTCGAGGCCGCCATTGGCGGGCGCTTCGGCGACCGCCTGCGCCGGGTCGAGGTGTACCTCGAGGACACGAACGGCGACAAAGGCGGGGTCGACACGCGGTGCTCCGTCGAGGTCCACCTGGCCGGGCGCCCGGTCGTTAGTGCTGAGGACCGAGCCGAGGACGTCGATACGGCGGTCGAGGGTGCGGTGGAGAAAGTCCTGCGCGTGCTCGAGAAACAGCTCGGGCGCATCGAGGACCGAGCCGGCCACGTCTCGGCGTCCGGCGACGAGGGGCACGCTTACGGCGAATGA
- a CDS encoding TIGR04222 domain-containing membrane protein: MSPDRSELLARVLAFDIDGDEVALPFAARLAREQGWSRTHTDRVIEEYKRYVFLAVTAGITVCPSEDVDAAWHMHLTYTKSYWKRFCGEVLGRPLHHEPTKGGPAEGAKHFAMYAETLTAYREAFGRAAPANIWPAGNERFGDDTRHRVVNVARNWVIPKAPVKRVAQLTAAFVLIALAVPGCNGGVNPFELKNKEFLTTLGCALVAAVCIGRVVRSVMRTPDAIPDDEYQLDWEQTAYLAGGAGRLMTAAVARLVGRDLAHVGDDGKRLIRTGPIPDDISSVERAVLQGLPVSNDAASLKPIQQAVDAAFARNVERLEEEGITIPKGRQVLIAFTSLMPLAVVLLCLSLPRLLMGLDAKKPVEYLVATSIVGGVFSLLIVLAGSGRLSHRGRALLAEQKERCDPLRAGTRWENSGDAGMAVALFGTAVLAGTAIAPLQTWYPRQTNEASSGGCGGSSGCGVGAAGGWMRGGCGGD, from the coding sequence ATGTCTCCCGACCGGTCGGAACTGCTCGCTCGCGTCCTGGCGTTCGACATTGATGGCGACGAGGTCGCGCTCCCCTTTGCGGCGCGACTCGCACGCGAACAAGGTTGGTCCCGCACCCACACGGATCGCGTCATCGAAGAGTACAAGCGGTACGTGTTCCTCGCGGTAACGGCGGGGATCACCGTCTGCCCGTCCGAGGACGTGGACGCGGCGTGGCACATGCACTTGACCTACACAAAGTCCTACTGGAAGCGGTTTTGCGGCGAAGTATTGGGCCGCCCGCTGCACCACGAGCCCACGAAGGGCGGGCCGGCAGAAGGCGCGAAGCACTTCGCCATGTACGCCGAGACGCTGACCGCGTACCGCGAAGCATTTGGCCGCGCGGCGCCCGCGAACATCTGGCCCGCCGGGAACGAACGGTTCGGCGATGATACCCGGCACCGGGTCGTGAACGTCGCCCGGAACTGGGTCATCCCCAAAGCGCCCGTCAAGCGCGTCGCACAACTCACGGCCGCGTTCGTGCTCATCGCCCTCGCGGTTCCGGGGTGCAACGGCGGGGTGAACCCGTTCGAGTTGAAGAACAAGGAGTTCCTCACCACACTGGGGTGCGCTTTGGTCGCGGCCGTGTGCATCGGCCGGGTGGTCCGTTCCGTGATGCGCACCCCCGACGCGATCCCGGACGACGAATACCAACTGGACTGGGAACAGACCGCGTACCTGGCCGGCGGCGCGGGGCGCCTCATGACCGCGGCCGTGGCCCGCCTGGTCGGGAGGGATCTGGCTCACGTCGGGGACGACGGCAAGCGGTTGATCCGCACCGGGCCGATTCCGGACGATATCAGTTCCGTCGAGCGCGCGGTGCTTCAAGGACTACCGGTCTCGAACGACGCGGCTTCCCTGAAGCCGATCCAACAAGCCGTGGATGCCGCGTTCGCTCGAAACGTTGAGCGCCTTGAAGAAGAGGGGATCACGATCCCGAAGGGCCGGCAGGTACTCATCGCGTTCACGTCGCTGATGCCGCTCGCGGTCGTGCTGTTGTGCCTCTCGCTCCCCCGGTTGCTGATGGGATTGGACGCGAAGAAACCGGTGGAATACCTGGTCGCTACGTCGATCGTCGGCGGAGTTTTCAGCCTGCTGATCGTACTCGCCGGTTCGGGGCGCTTGAGCCACCGCGGGCGGGCGCTCCTGGCGGAGCAAAAGGAACGGTGCGACCCGCTCCGGGCCGGTACGCGGTGGGAGAACAGCGGCGACGCGGGCATGGCCGTTGCACTGTTCGGGACGGCGGTGCTGGCCGGTACCGCGATCGCGCCGCTGCAAACGTGGTACCCCAGACAGACCAACGAAGCGTCGTCCGGCGGGTGCGGCGGGAGCAGTGGGTGCGGGGTGGGTGCGGCGGGGGGGTGGATGCGGGGCGGGTGCGGGGGCGACTGA